A genomic region of Palaemon carinicauda isolate YSFRI2023 chromosome 11, ASM3689809v2, whole genome shotgun sequence contains the following coding sequences:
- the LOC137649967 gene encoding protein Aster-C-like, with protein MNQAFEQDRVIASDPESVRLRRNRAKRSSLGTSSGVDEMADTNATRYSGSLPEPDKDGEVLECPLEEHHQGKKLLHVIVALPVDYIFSMIFVQDQIMMNVYEARKTTDVVNEAWTEEPGSGQMSRQVTYSMSLNVASFGSRTSNVVEKQWLQHSQVGQCYVVATEVVNNGIPYADSFSVYCHYCLIKEPDGRTRITVWTLVKYKKPIWGVVKSMLEKNAYNGVEAFQAELLSQITLVVERSERKGNKLPPTPRSKTHTRTSSYGHKRQRVQVPASKDSVVEDSKSSRQLWITVSMILAFLMLIFSNYILYNKLIVLEMRSEQRTVKSKENRFSDASKTFEGSQGLFLNYQELQSDQMLTWKDTVQEASRRLLQIQESLELMLKNIRENEDATYSAHQKYMEETKTSENVEEKTNTEDAFLSEGTT; from the exons gatagggTCATCGCCAGCGACCCAGAGTCGGTTAGGTTGAGACGTAACAGAGCGAAGAGATCTTCACTTGGCACATCGAGTGGTGTGGATGAAATGGCTGATACCAATGCAACTAGATACAGTGGCTCACTACCGGAACCAGACAAAG ATGGAGAAGTTTTAGAATGCCCGCTAGAAGAGCATCACCAGGGCAAGAAATTACTCCACGTGATAGTGGCTCTCCCAGTCGACTACATTTTCTCCATGATTTTTGTTCAAGATCAGATCATGATGAACGTCTATGAGGCCAGGAAGACTACAG ATGTGGTGAACGAAGCGTGGACGGAGGAACCCGGTAGCGGTCAAATGAGCCGCCAAGTGACTTATTCGATGTCTCTGAATGTAGCCAGTTTTGGATCGAGGACTTCCAACGTCGTGGAGAAGCAG TGGTTGCAACACAGCCAGGTGGGACAGTGTTATGTGGTGGCAACGGAAGTCGTCAATAACGGAATTCCTTACGCTGACTCGTTCTCTGTTTACTGTCATTACTGTCTCATCAAGGAACCAGATGGACGGACGAGAATCACTGTCTGGACGCTCGTCAAATACAAGAAGCCTATCTGGGGAGTTGTTAAAA GCATGCTGGAAAAGAATGCTTATAACGGTGTGGAGGCTTTCCAGGCGGAGTTGCTTTCTCAAATCACTCTGGTCGTCGAGAGATCGGAAAGAAAAGGCAACAAACTTCCACCTACTCCAAGGTCCAAGACCCATACGCGGACTTCATCTTACGGACACAAGAGGCAGAGAGTACAAG TCCCAGCGAGCAAAGACAGCGTTGTTGAAGACTCAAAATCTTCTCGCCAGCTATGGATAACCGTTTCGATGATTCTGGCCTTCTTGATGCTCATTTTCAGCAATTACATTCTTTACAATAAACTCATCGTCTTAGAAATGCGTTCTGAGCAGAGAACGGTAAAATCTAAAGAGAATAG GTTCTCCGATGCAAGCAAGACATTCGAGGGCAGTCAAGGCCTCTTCCTGAATTACCAGGAGCTCCAGAGCGACCAGATGCTCACCTGGAAGGACACGGTTCAGGAGGCAAGTCGGCGCCTTCTGCAG ATCCAAGAATCATTAGAGTTGATGTTGAAAAACATCAGAGAAAATGAAGATGCCACATACTCCGCTCATCAGAAATACATGGAAGAAACCAAAACATCAGAGAATGTTGAAGAGAAAACAAACACTGAGGATGCGTTCCTTTCCGAGGGAACCACTTGA